Genomic segment of Lepidochelys kempii isolate rLepKem1 chromosome 23, rLepKem1.hap2, whole genome shotgun sequence:
TGAGCAGGGTGCTGCTCTCACCGGGTGCGTGGGAGAACACGGCCTGCACCCGGCGCCGCTCGACCCACACCCCACTCCGCGgcagggtcctgttctctgctggggggtgggaaaaGTGGGGGAGGTCAGGCTGGGGATTCCTTGCCTTCCTGCCTCTGGAGAGGGGCCAAGAGACTGAGAAAGGGGCACACGGGGGATATATGGTGGGGGTCTTATAGGGGGGCATCGGGTGGGGCTTGGGGTGTCCCAGGGTACACACAAGGAGCCTGGGGGGGGCACCAGCGGATAGAGATAAAAGCTGgattggggggagaggagaactcGGGGGGGGGCGCGTTGTGTGTAACTGGCCAGGAACCCGCAGagccccccacacagccccaatctccctcccagccccggCCGGGTCAGCCCAGGGTATGAAATCTGAACAAGCCGCTCAGCGCTGGACTGTTAATTGGCTTAGTCTGGGCAAAGCGCCCagacctggggggtgggggtggggcagtttCCCCCCAGAATGgggtcaccctcccccccccaacaacccCCCACGGAGCCTGCATCATGTGCCAGGGAGGCTGGAAACCAGTGGGGGCTGGGACACCCCCATCTGGGGGCACATGTGAGACGAGCCGGTCAGGCTCAGCTCCAGTAGCAAATGTATCTGAGCTGGCCAGCTCAgaccagggctgggctagcagggggctgcgggtcgggagtgaggggcaccggcagggctcgggggggggaaggggtgggctaGCAGGTGCTGCGGGTCGGCAGAGAGGGGCACCAACGGGCACTTACTCAGCGTGGCGAGGCGGGTCTCCGCAGAGGCTTTGCGGGGGATGGGCAGGGTACAGGAGTAGCTGTCGCTGGCCCTGGGCGGCGGGGGGGTCTGCGTGGCTGGTGCGGGCTGTGGGGCCGGCAGGCCTAGCGGGACAGTGAGGGGCTCTCTGGCAGGCGGGGGCCCCAGGTCACGGGAGCCCCGGGTGCGGTGAGAGTCGCCGTTGGGGAGCGGAGTCGCTTCCTGCAGTGAGACGCGCTGCGGAAGGAGagacggggggcagggggaggggctctgcTCACTGGGGATCAGGGACACCCACCCAGCTGGGCttggggacccaggagtccgagTCACCCTCCCAGGGGCTCTGCCCTTGCAgaatgaacccaggagtccgggtcACTGACCTAGCTGGGGATGAGGACCCAGGACACAAGGTCACTGCCAGGGGGACCCTACCCCTCTCCCGTAGTCCCCAAGTCACCATCCCTGTTCGGaaggggacccaggagtccgggtcTCTCCCGAGGGGCCCCACCCCCTGGCGACAGCGGCCCTCCCCCGTGGGCAGAGACATACGTGGTTGAgggccagccccccaccccccagcaggggCGCCAGCTCCGCGGGCACctccaggggctggggggcaggcagcGGGTCGGAGACGGCGGGCGCGGCGGGGCTGTTGGCCGTCTGCTTCACCAGGGCCAGAGCGCGGTCGGGCAGGCGGGTGGGCTGGACACAGGACTGCTGCCAGCCGGGCAGCttggcccccagcagctccttcacctgcggggtggggggcagagatgagtgagggggggcagaatgggggggcCTACACTGCCCCTCGTGCCCCACCCAGGGGACCCCCCACCCTCTACGgggctcccactccccccccacccagcccacaGCGCGACCCCCAACCAGGGCCCCGTAGGAACTACACCACTCCCCCCCTCCGTCCCCCTAACATGGGGCCTGTGGGGGCGGAGGGATACGGGGCGGAAGGATATGGGGAGTGCGTGACCGCACCCCAGCGGGTGGAAGGATACAGAGAGTGCGTGACCTCTCCCCAGTGGGTGGAGGGATACGGGGCGGAAGGATATGGGGTGGaaagccccctccccagcaggcgGAGGGATACGGGGCGTGCGGCCCCCTCCCCAGCGGGTGGAAGGATACGGAGCGGAGGGATACGGCGTGTGCGTGCCCCGCCCCTGGGGGCGGAGGGATACGTGGAGGGCGGCTCACCTTGGCGTGGTAGGCACCGAAGTGCTTGGACACAGCGCACTGGCGATCCACCAGGAACGAGTACCGGCGGCGCTCCTCGGTCAGGGCACCCTTGTATCCCTCCGCCACAAAGCAGTCCAGCTCGCTCTGCTTGGCGCTCATCACCTCCACATACTGGGAGCGGGGGGAGAAAAGAGTCCCAAGGGGGTATCAGAGAATGGGGGGGCTGAATCACCCCTATATCAGACCTCACCACCTCAGAGTTGGGCCTAGATATCAACCCTGCATCTGACCACAGATAATCCCCCCCATATTGGCCTGACACCCCATATCAAACCCCATATAGCCCCCCACATCAGACCCTGACACCCCACATTGGACCCCAAATAACCCCCCACATCAGACTTGGACACCCCATATCAGACCCCAAAACCCCCCCACATCAGACCCTGACACCCCACATTGGACCCCAAATAACACCCCCCATCAGACTTGGACACCCCATATCAGACCCCAAAACCCCCCCACATCAGACCCCAAAACCCCCCCACATCAGACCCTGACACCCCATATTGGACCCCAAATAACCCCCCACATCAGACTTGGACACCCCATATCAGAACCCAACCCCCGCCCCACATCAGACCCTGACACCCCACATTGGACCCCAAATAACACCCCCCATCAGGCCCTGACTGGATTCGGTGGGGGAAGGGTTaacaccccccacacactcctctgcccccccctccccgtagcaggccctggtggggggaagggttacCACCATCCCCCCTTTGCCCgccccacttccccctcctccccctggcagCCTGTAGAATGGGGGCCGTGACCCCGAAGTAATGGTTCCCCAGGCAATGGGTGTCGACAAAGGGGGGCCTTCCGGAGCCAAGGCGGGgagtgggcaggggggaggggagggagcaggcGCCTGACATGCTaatgagggggggaggggagtgaggggggggACCCTTGAGCAGAGGCGAGGGGGGGCAGAGAactaccggggggggggggcccaggagACACTTGCCAGAAACTCTTCCACTCTGCATCCCCCAATTGTgtctcctcccgccccccatgTGGGCGCCCTCCCCagcgttcccccccccccgtgtgcgttccaccccccaccctcccgagTCCATCCACCCAAAGCCCCTTATGGAGATTAGGGTCCCAGGCACCAGCTGGCCAAAGAATGTTAAAACCCTTCGGAGCCGCGAGCCCCTCAGGTCCCCGATCCCACCCGCGCCCCGAGCCACCGTTCCCAAGACAGCAACGCCCGCCTCTGCCCGCCGGGGGCGCCAgagagagcggggtgggggagctcctggcctccccccgcctccagcGGGACATCCTGCTGCGGCTTCCGGCCGGACGTGACGGCCCCGTGTCTCCTGCGGGAGCCTGGCCGATCCCATTGTTTTCCCAAGCTCTGCCCCTAGCTGCCAGGGGCCCCttggggggctgagggagagggggGGTTGAGGCCTGGGGTCCTTTCTGCCCCCCCCAAATCAGCCAGCCCTGGAGGTATCGAGGCTTTGGCCAGTGTCTGTGTGCCCAGGCATGTGCCCgcgggtgggtgtgggtgtctgtCACGTGTGTACCGTTCGTGACATTCCAGCCCGGGGACACCGTGTGTGCCACGTGTGTTAGCATTTCCCCGTGTTTGAGCGTGTCGGGCTCACGTGTGGGCGTGTTCGGGGCGTCTCCGCTACTGTCTAGCCCGGGCCGAGCACGCCGTGCGTGCGACTGGGCAGGAACATCACCacgtggggggaaggggagggtctcGGCCCTGTGGGGCAGACCCCTATCCCAGACCTTGCTCCCAGATTAAGTGCCCCCCCAACCAGATTTACaatccccagcacctcctggtTCCCACCCCCCTGagagcccctccccctgcagtccccccctcccctgcacctcatggtcccccccaccccagccctactCCCCCCCTCACCTGCACCTCGCGGTCCCCATATTTCTGGGGGTTCTTGCTGCTCTGGCATTTCTTGCGCAGTTTCTTCAGCTCAGCTTGACACTTCTCAATGGCCTCCACCTTGGCCCGGTGCTCGCTCTGGTACTTCTTCAGGGTAGCCTGCGGGGGCGccggagagcggggcggggggggggggagtcagctcgccccagggatggggcaggatgggggtggggagagagggaacggGACTTCCCAGGACCCTCAGCAGGGCCAGCTCGGTCTGCACAGCGCCCGGTATGATAGAGACCCCCCCCACAGATCTCAGTCAGAGCGGTTCTATGCACCATGATGGGGACCTCCCCCAGTCCCGagtcactggggggggggggagtacgGGTGAGTGCAGTAACCAGTGTGACAGGGACCCCAATCTGTGTCTGAACTTATGAATGGTGcaactggagaaactgaggcagggagagggcaAACGCCTTTCACGGCCACAATGGGCAGAACCctttggtgggggtgggaaattgaaaaggggaaaatggggggcacatgggggggctgggtggattggggtgcagggaggggcagatgccgggctgggggggagtcaggggcaccggggtgggtgcaggggggctggcgGGCAcggggggagcaggaaggggcaggCACCGACCTGGGGgggccctgcagggctggggggaaccCTATGCTGGGGGGACTCTTACCAGCAGGTACTTGACATCCAGCTCCAGTTTCTGCTCCAGCTGGGCCAGCagctccgagtgaaaaagtttcaGCTACAAGCGGGCGGcgggggcacggggggggggggcaagaggggGACAGTGAACGAGGGATCCCCTCCCCCTCAGTACATCTCCCCCATTATATCCCCCCCATGTCATCCCAACCCCCTTGatatccccctcctcccctggtaTCCCACCCCCCTACCCCGGCCTCGGCTGAGAATGCAGGGTCCCATCCCCGCCCCCAACTGTTCTCCGGGAATGAAaagttctgggtgcagggggggtctcgtgtgtggggggggactgagaaggcagcagggctggagggggaggcgCCCCAGGGctttggggaggtggggagctagctggggaggggaaccgatggagggggggaagagataACAcgatggggggcgggagggagataCTCACAGTTTCctccagctgcacctggatctgCCGATGCACCTCAGCCATCTGGAACAGGGTGTCTCCTGCGGGACGGGGAAACGACaggtgtgtgtatatgggggggtgggggagcgttAATCCATCCCATAATCCCCCACGTGGCGAAAGGGCCCATCCCCGTCTGCCCCCCACACCCGAGGCCTCGTGCGCCATTTCCACACGTGTGTGAGCAGGGCCCCCCACCCGTTAACACACATGCCCGGTGCTCACACGCTAGCCGTGGCGAGTGGGGCCGGCTCCCTCCCCCACCGGGTCACACAATGTGGAGGCTCCCCGCGGTCACCCCCACGCTGCCCTACAACTCGCAGTCTGCCCGTTGGTGCACGCCCGCCTCCCGGTTCCTGCCCTCTGCGCGCACCCTCACACCCACAACCTGTGCACACCTGCCACgatttgcacacacacaatcccCTCTCCAAATTCCCAGACACTCCCCACTGGCTACACCCCCGCACGCCCCTCTTCACACGCTGCTCACCAGCCGCACACACCCCTGCTTGCACCCCCCCCTATTGTGCACACAACCCCCCATGCATGACACATGCCCCTCAGTGTGCACCCCATGGGCCCACGCCCCCAATGTGCCCCatggccccctcccccagaggcaGAGGGACACAATCCCCCCTTCAGCCcccctcactccaccccaccacctatttgagccccccctcctctcaactcccccttccctccgcccaggcaggtcacaccctgggggagggggaatttgggctctggcagcaaagtgtgtgtgggggttgaaaggtgtgtggggggagctggCCCCCCAGGCCGTGAAGGGTTAAAACTGGAaccttgggcggggggggggggttgctagGCAAGGcgaagggagaggaaaggggatggCTGGGCCTTGAGCTAtggtagtggggggggggcatttctCAGGACACatatctcccccccccacccagtctGCAAGGCTGGCCCAGCCCcggacaggggaggggagacaggagGAAATCACAGCTTCCAGCAAGAAAACAgcagcttcctgcagcaggaAGTCCCCAGCACGGagacctggggggtggggtgggatgccAGGGGCGATGGGCCCATAGTTCTGATCCAGgcgggcagggaggaggcacGACACCGGGGTAGATGGGCCTGTGGGTCTGACCTGGAGCAGACggcccagccctctccccccgccccacagccatGTCCCCCAGGTATCACCTACCCAGTTCCTTGGACCCTTGGCTGTCGCTGGCCAATTCCCCCAGCTTCACCAGGGCGTCGAAATAACCCTTGGCCGCTACGGTCACCcctgctgggacagagagagcaggagggagtgaatgacacggggcctttcccctctagggggtgccGGCTCCCACCCGGCCCTAGGGCAGGGACCGGCTGGCacaggggagcagggaatggggcatggggcctttcccctctggggggcGCTGGCTGGATGGGCTGGGGAGGTCCGTGGGAAAATCGCAGTTTACCTGAGAGCGCTCGTTGGTAACTCTTCCCCATTGTGACAAAACTCCTCAGGCCGGGGTTGAACTGGTCCAGAATCACCTGCACCAAACAGAGTGGTGATCACAGCTCGTGCTGTCACCAAGCGCTGGGAtgtggcccctctggggtggggcgcaagGGCTGGGtatacagggacccctcgcctGGTGCTGGGATGCaacccctctggggtggggcgcgggggTTGGGTAtcctgggtgggggggtggcacaGGATTTACATTGcacttgcatctgaagaagtggggtattcaccacgaaagcttaggcccaaataaatctgttcgtctttaaggtgccagcgGGCTCCTCGTTTTTGAAGATTTACATTGTTAGACACCAAGGTATTATATTCCTAAGCAAAGTGACACTtggaggggtgagtggggggctaGGAGGAGGAGCGAGGAACGGATCTGGGGAGTGTGTGGAGAGGGATGGATGGGGATGGACGGAGGAGCACATatggggatggacagatggacaggtgggtggaggggtgagtGTGGGGATGGACAGGTGGGTGAATGGATGGATAGAGGGACAAATGAGGAGCTGTGTGGGCATGGATGGATAGAAGGGTGGAGGTACAGATGGATAGAGGGATGGATGGACGCATAGAGGGGTGGACGGACGGA
This window contains:
- the LOC140902202 gene encoding BAR/IMD domain-containing adapter protein 2-like isoform X3; protein product: MSRSDEVNRLTESVYRVILDQFNPGLRSFVTMGKSYQRALSAGVTVAAKGYFDALVKLGELASDSQGSKELGDTLFQMAEVHRQIQVQLEETLKLFHSELLAQLEQKLELDVKYLLATLKKYQSEHRAKVEAIEKCQAELKKLRKKCQSSKNPQKYGDREVQYVEVMSAKQSELDCFVAEGYKGALTEERRRYSFLVDRQCAVSKHFGAYHAKVKELLGAKLPGWQQSCVQPTRLPDRALALVKQTANSPAAPAVSDPLPAPQPLERVSLQEATPLPNGDSHRTRGSRDLGPPPAREPLTVPLGLPAPQPAPATQTPPPPRASDSYSCTLPIPRKASAETRLATLTENRTLPRSGVWVERRRVQAVFSHAPGESSTLLNFQEGDVIALLVAEARDGWHYGENEATHMKGWFPFSYTRPVPPAETPEKPHGSFPLSKLNSCSTGTLDKAGCVAPSPEGGHGGDALRYTPSPRPSTFRQRPYSMMNPDLSQLANEFGSPLNSSPSRSNPFAHVRLKRTVTNDRSAPLIQ
- the LOC140902202 gene encoding BAR/IMD domain-containing adapter protein 2-like isoform X4, which encodes MSRSDEVNRLTESVYRVILDQFNPGLRSFVTMGKSYQRALSAGVTVAAKGYFDALVKLGELASDSQGSKELGDTLFQMAEVHRQIQVQLEETLKLFHSELLAQLEQKLELDVKYLLATLKKYQSEHRAKVEAIEKCQAELKKLRKKCQSSKNPQKYGDREVQYVEVMSAKQSELDCFVAEGYKGALTEERRRYSFLVDRQCAVSKHFGAYHAKVKELLGAKLPGWQQSCVQPTRLPDRALALVKQTANSPAAPAVSDPLPAPQPLEVPAELAPLLGGGGLALNHRVSLQEATPLPNGDSHRTRGSRDLGPPPAREPLTVPLGLPAPQPAPATQTPPPPRASDSYSCTLPIPRKASAETRLATLTENRTLPRSGVWVERRRVQAVFSHAPGESSTLLNFQEGDVIALLVAEARDGWHYGENEATHIFPLSKLNSCSTGTLDKAGCVAPSPEGGHGGDALRYTPSPRPSTFRQRPYSMMNPDLSQLANEFGSPLNSSPSRSNPFAHVRLKRTVTNDRSAPLIQ
- the LOC140902202 gene encoding BAR/IMD domain-containing adapter protein 2-like isoform X6 — encoded protein: MSRSDEVNRLTESVYRVILDQFNPGLRSFVTMGKSYQRALSAGVTVAAKGYFDALVKLGELASDSQGSKELGDTLFQMAEVHRQIQVQLEETLKLFHSELLAQLEQKLELDVKYLLATLKKYQSEHRAKVEAIEKCQAELKKLRKKCQSSKNPQKYGDREVQYVEVMSAKQSELDCFVAEGYKGALTEERRRYSFLVDRQCAVSKHFGAYHAKVKELLGAKLPGWQQSCVQPTRLPDRALALVKQTANSPAAPAVSDPLPAPQPLEVPAELAPLLGGGGLALNHRVSLQEATPLPNGDSHRTRGSRDLGPPPAREPLTVPLGLPAPQPAPATQTPPPPRASDSYSCTLPIPRKASAETRLATLTENRTLPRSGVWVERRRVQAVFSHAPGESSTLLNFQEGDVIALLVAEARDGWHYGENEATHMKGWFPFSYTRPVPPAETPEKPHGSFPLSKLNSCSTGTLDKAGCVAPSPEGGHGGDALRYTPSPRPSTFRQRPYSMMNPDLSQV
- the LOC140902202 gene encoding BAR/IMD domain-containing adapter protein 2-like isoform X5, whose protein sequence is MSRSDEVNRLTESVYRVILDQFNPGLRSFVTMGKSYQRALSGDTLFQMAEVHRQIQVQLEETLKLFHSELLAQLEQKLELDVKYLLATLKKYQSEHRAKVEAIEKCQAELKKLRKKCQSSKNPQKYGDREVQYVEVMSAKQSELDCFVAEGYKGALTEERRRYSFLVDRQCAVSKHFGAYHAKVKELLGAKLPGWQQSCVQPTRLPDRALALVKQTANSPAAPAVSDPLPAPQPLEVPAELAPLLGGGGLALNHRVSLQEATPLPNGDSHRTRGSRDLGPPPAREPLTVPLGLPAPQPAPATQTPPPPRASDSYSCTLPIPRKASAETRLATLTENRTLPRSGVWVERRRVQAVFSHAPGESSTLLNFQEGDVIALLVAEARDGWHYGENEATHMKGWFPFSYTRPVPPAETPEKPHGSFPLSKLNSCSTGTLDKAGCVAPSPEGGHGGDALRYTPSPRPSTFRQRPYSMMNPDLSQLANEFGSPLNSSPSRSNPFAHVRLKRTVTNDRSAPLIQ
- the LOC140902202 gene encoding BAR/IMD domain-containing adapter protein 2-like isoform X1, producing MSRSDEVNRLTESVYRVILDQFNPGLRSFVTMGKSYQRALSAGVTVAAKGYFDALVKLGELASDSQGSKELGDTLFQMAEVHRQIQVQLEETLKLFHSELLAQLEQKLELDVKYLLATLKKYQSEHRAKVEAIEKCQAELKKLRKKCQSSKNPQKYGDREVQYVEVMSAKQSELDCFVAEGYKGALTEERRRYSFLVDRQCAVSKHFGAYHAKVKELLGAKLPGWQQSCVQPTRLPDRALALVKQTANSPAAPAVSDPLPAPQPLEVPAELAPLLGGGGLALNHRVSLQEATPLPNGDSHRTRGSRDLGPPPAREPLTVPLGLPAPQPAPATQTPPPPRASDSYSCTLPIPRKASAETRLATLTENRTLPRSGVWVERRRVQAVFSHAPGESSTLLNFQEGDVIALLVAEARDGWHYGENEATHMKGWFPFSYTRPVPPAETPEKPHGSFPLSKLNSCSTGTLDKAGCVAPSPEGGHGGDALRYTPSPRPSTFRQRPYSMMNPDLSQLANEFGSPLNSSPSRSNPFAHVRLKRTVTNDRSAPLIQ
- the LOC140902202 gene encoding BAR/IMD domain-containing adapter protein 2-like isoform X2, producing MSRSDEVNRLTESVYRVILDQFNPGLRSFVTMGKSYQRALSGVTVAAKGYFDALVKLGELASDSQGSKELGDTLFQMAEVHRQIQVQLEETLKLFHSELLAQLEQKLELDVKYLLATLKKYQSEHRAKVEAIEKCQAELKKLRKKCQSSKNPQKYGDREVQYVEVMSAKQSELDCFVAEGYKGALTEERRRYSFLVDRQCAVSKHFGAYHAKVKELLGAKLPGWQQSCVQPTRLPDRALALVKQTANSPAAPAVSDPLPAPQPLEVPAELAPLLGGGGLALNHRVSLQEATPLPNGDSHRTRGSRDLGPPPAREPLTVPLGLPAPQPAPATQTPPPPRASDSYSCTLPIPRKASAETRLATLTENRTLPRSGVWVERRRVQAVFSHAPGESSTLLNFQEGDVIALLVAEARDGWHYGENEATHMKGWFPFSYTRPVPPAETPEKPHGSFPLSKLNSCSTGTLDKAGCVAPSPEGGHGGDALRYTPSPRPSTFRQRPYSMMNPDLSQLANEFGSPLNSSPSRSNPFAHVRLKRTVTNDRSAPLIQ